The following proteins are co-located in the Apis mellifera strain DH4 linkage group LG11, Amel_HAv3.1, whole genome shotgun sequence genome:
- the LOC409765 gene encoding actin-related protein 6 isoform X2, which produces MSNSTFVLDNGAYTAKVGLVPNCIMKAKSERRRPFVGSQIEECRDASGLFYILPFQKGYLVNWDVQKTVWDYIFSKECCLVNLNQLSVIVTEPLFNFSTVQEAMMEIFFEEYECQSLLRINSCTLSCYQYKTENPNTKCCIVVDSGYSFTHIVPYVNDTKIKEGIRRIDVGGKLLTNHLKEIISYRQLHVMDETYVINQVKEDSCFVSQEFFKDMETAKNKIENNPIIKDYVLPDYTTLRRGFLKNPEPPNEQQTLRLSNERFAIPEILFFPSDVGIRQMGIPEAIMDCLKACDEETWPHLLSNIILTGGNAKFPGFQERIYKEVRSLAPAEYTINVYLPENPVTYAWQGGKTLSKDSIFSNLLVTREDYEEEGQNLCFERFDV; this is translated from the exons atgagCAATTCTACTTTTGTTCTTGATAACGGTGCCTACACTGCAAAAGTTGG attagttCCAAATTGCATAATGAAAGCGAAAAGTGAACGTCGAAGACCTTTCGTAGGAAGTCAAATCGAAGAATGTCGAGATGCATCCggacttttttatattttaccatTTCAAAAAGGATATCTTGTTAATTGGGATGTTCAGAAAACTGTCTGGGATTATATATTCTCCAAAGAATGCTGTTTGGTGAATTTGAATCAACTTTCTGTAATTGTAACTGAacctttatttaatttttctaccgTTCAAGAAGCCatgatggaaatattttttgaagaatacgAATGTCAAAgtcttttaagaattaatagcTGTACACTTTCTTGTTACCAGTATAAGACAGAAAatcctaatacaaaatgttGTATTGTAGTTGATAGTGGTTATAGTTTCACTCACATAGTACCATATGTAAATGAtactaaaattaaagaagGTATTAGACGCATTGATGTAGGTGGAAAACTTCTTACAAATCatcttaaagaaattatatcttatcgtCAACTTCATGTTATGGATGAAACTTATGTAATAAATCAAGTGAAAGAGGATTCCTGTTTTGTTtctcaagaattttttaaagatatggaGACcgccaaaaataaaatagaaaacaatCCTATAATCAAAGATTATGTTTTACCAGATTATACAACATTAAGACgaggttttttaaaaaatccggAACCTCCTAACGAACAACAAACTCTACGATTAAGCAATGAGAGGTTCGCTATACcagaaatcttattttttccgTCGGATGTCGGTATTCGTCAAATGGGTATTCCAGAAGCAATAATGGATTGTTTAAAAGCTTGCGATGAAGAAACATGGCCGCAccttttatctaatattattcttactgGAGGTAACGCAAAATTTCCTGGATTCCaggaaagaatttataaagaagTTAGAAGTTTAGCACCTGCAGAATACACGATAAATGTGTACTTACccgaaaa CCCAGTCACATATGCATGGCAAGGCGGAAAAACACTTTCCaaagattcaatattttcaaatcttctAGTAACAAGAGAAGATTATGAAGAAGAAGGTCAAAATCTTTGTTTTGAACGTTTCGAtgtttaa
- the LOC409767 gene encoding casein kinase II subunit alpha isoform X2 has protein sequence MALPSRARVYTDVNSHKSRDYWDYESYVVDWGQQDDYQLVRKLGRGKYSEVFEAINITNNEKCVVKILKPVKKKKIKREIKILENLKGGTNIITLQAVVKDPVSRTPALIFEHVNNTDFKQLYQTLTDYDIRYYLYELLKALDYCHSMGIMHRDVKPHNVMIDHENRKLRLIDWGLAEFYHPGQEYNVRVASRYFKGPELLVDYQMYDYSLDMWSLGCMLASMIFRKEPFFHGHDNYDQLVRIAKVLGTEELFEYLEKYHIELDPRFNDILGRHSRKRWERFMHSENQHLVSHESLDFLDKLLRYDHYERLTAREAMEHPYFYPIVKDQGRLNMVSSSPTPITGSLPVGE, from the exons ATGGCACTACCTAGTAGAGCGCGAGTTTACACCGATGTGAATTCACACAAGTCTAGAGATTATTGGGACTATGAATCCTATGTTGTTGATTGGGG acAACAAGATGATTATCAACTAGTGAGAAAATTAGGCAGAGGAAAATATAGTGAAGTATTTGAagctattaatattacaaataatgaaaagtgtgttgtaaaaattttaaag cctgtaaaaaagaagaaaataaaaagggaGATTAAAATCTTAGAAAATCTAAAAGGAGGGACCAACATAATTACACTCCAAGCTGTTGTTAAAGATCCTGTATCAAGGACACCGGCACTGATATTTGAACATGTGAACAACACAGATTTCAAGCAATTATACCAGACGCTAACAGACTACGACATAAGATACTACCTCtacgaattattaaaa gcATTAGATTATTGCCATAGTATGGGAATAATGCATAGGGACGTTAAACCGCACAACGTTATGATAGACCATGAAAATCGAAAGTTACGGTTAATCGATTGGGGTCTAGCAGAATTTTACCACCCTGGTCAAGAATATAATGTACGAGTAGCCTCGCGTTATTTCAAAGGTCCAGAACTACTTGTAGATTATCAG ATGTATGATTATTCATTAGATATGTGGTCTCTTGGATGTATGCTTGCAAGTATGATATTCAGGAAAGAACCGTTTTTTCATGGACACGATAATTACGACCAATTAGTGAGAATTGCAAAAGTTCTTGGAACtgaagaattatttgaatatcttgaaaaatatcatattgaatTGGATCCTCGCTTCAATGATATTTTAGGCCGACATTCACGTAAACGCTGGGAACGTTTTATGCATTCAGAGAATCAACATTTGGTATCACACGAAAGTCTTGATTTTCTTGATAAACTTTTGCGTTATGATCATTATGAAAGACTCACTGCACGTGAAGCTATGGAACATCCCTATTTtt ATCCAATAGTAAAAGATCAGGGTCGATTGAACATGGTATCATCGTCACCTACTCCCATAACAGGTTCGTTGCCTGTAGGTGAGTAA
- the LOC409766 gene encoding ubiquitin-like modifier-activating enzyme 5 isoform X1 codes for MDEIDGLRQKIKELENKLLKEQHKNMFTTREKIEHMSSEVNDSNPYSRLMALKRMGIVNNYESIKELTIAIVGIGGIGSVTAEMLTRCGIGKLILFDYDKVEMANMNRLFFQPYQAGQNKVEAASTTLQYINPDVEIETHNYNITTMDHFEDFMNVISTASLKKGPVDLVLSCVDNFEARMAINTACNELNQKWFESGVSENAVSGHIQFIVPGETACFACAPPLVVAENIDEKTLKRDGVCAASLPTTMGIVAGFLVQNALKYLLNFGDVSYYLGYNAMQDFFPKMILKPNPNCEDNYCRKHQEEYRLRPKPEHKIKEIVEDTPLHEDNEWGISLIDERDQEQVDENKYLSSVNVKETNCDSHSIDSQINQISSESNISLEELMAQMKSI; via the exons ATGGATGAAATTGATGGATTGcgacaaaaaattaaagaactcGAAAACAAATTGCTTAAAGAAcaacataaaaatatgtttacaacaagagaaaaaatagaacaTATGTCAAGTGAAGTGAATGATTCAAATCCATAtag TCGTTTGATGGCATTAAAACGTATGGGTATagtgaataattatgaaagtataaaagaattaacaaTTGCTATAGTTGGAATAGGTGGAATTGGTAGTGTAACTGCAGAAATGCTAACAAGATGTGGAATTGGCaag ttGATTCTTTTTGATTATGATAAAGTGGAAATGGCAAACATGAATAGACTTTTCTTTCAACCTTATCAAGCTGGTCAAAATAAAGTAGAAGCAGCATCAACgacattacaatatattaatccaGATGTAGAAATTGAAActcataattacaatattactaCGATGGATCATTTTGAAGATTTCATGAATGTCATAag cacAGCAAGTTTAAAAAAGGGTCCAGTAGATTTAGTTTTAAGTTGTGTAGACAATTTTGAAGCGCGAATGGCAATTAATACTGCTTGCAATGAACTTAATCAAAAATGGTTTGAAAGTGGAGTTTCTGAAAATGCAGTTTCTGGGCATATCCAATTTATTGTTCCTGGAGAAACAGCATGTTTTGCg tgTGCTCCTCCATTGGTAGTAGCAGAaaatatagatgaaaaaacattaaaacgaGATGGCGTTTGTGCAGCATCTTTACCAACAACAATGGGAATTGTTGCAGGTTTCTTAGTTCAAAATGCACTTAAATACCTTTTAAACTTTGGTGatgtttcttattatttaggtTATAATGCTATGCAAGATTTCTTTcctaaaatgatattaaaaccaAATCCAAATTGCGAAGATAATTATTGTAGAAAACATCAGGAAGAATATAGATTGAGACCAAAACcagaacataaaataaaagagatagTTGAAGATACGCCTTTACATGAAGATAACGAATGGG GAATTTCTCTTATCGATGAACGAGATCAAGAACAAGTagacgaaaataaatatttatcgtcagtaaatgtaaaagaaacaaactGTGATTCTCATTCAATTGATTCgcaaatcaatcaaatttcgTCCGAATCTAATATTAGCTTAGAAGAATTAATGGCACAAatgaaatctatttaa
- the LOC409766 gene encoding ubiquitin-like modifier-activating enzyme 5 isoform X2, producing the protein MDEIDGLRQKIKELENKLLKEQHKNMFTTREKIEHMSSEVNDSNPYSRLMALKRMGIVNNYESIKELTIAIVGIGGIGSVTAEMLTRCGIGKLILFDYDKVEMANMNRLFFQPYQAGQNKVEAASTTLQYINPDVEIETHNYNITTMDHFEDFMNVISTASLKKGPVDLVLSCVDNFEARMAINTACNELNQKWFESGVSENAVSGHIQFIVPGETACFACAPPLVVAENIDEKTLKRDGVCAASLPTTMGIVAGYNAMQDFFPKMILKPNPNCEDNYCRKHQEEYRLRPKPEHKIKEIVEDTPLHEDNEWGISLIDERDQEQVDENKYLSSVNVKETNCDSHSIDSQINQISSESNISLEELMAQMKSI; encoded by the exons ATGGATGAAATTGATGGATTGcgacaaaaaattaaagaactcGAAAACAAATTGCTTAAAGAAcaacataaaaatatgtttacaacaagagaaaaaatagaacaTATGTCAAGTGAAGTGAATGATTCAAATCCATAtag TCGTTTGATGGCATTAAAACGTATGGGTATagtgaataattatgaaagtataaaagaattaacaaTTGCTATAGTTGGAATAGGTGGAATTGGTAGTGTAACTGCAGAAATGCTAACAAGATGTGGAATTGGCaag ttGATTCTTTTTGATTATGATAAAGTGGAAATGGCAAACATGAATAGACTTTTCTTTCAACCTTATCAAGCTGGTCAAAATAAAGTAGAAGCAGCATCAACgacattacaatatattaatccaGATGTAGAAATTGAAActcataattacaatattactaCGATGGATCATTTTGAAGATTTCATGAATGTCATAag cacAGCAAGTTTAAAAAAGGGTCCAGTAGATTTAGTTTTAAGTTGTGTAGACAATTTTGAAGCGCGAATGGCAATTAATACTGCTTGCAATGAACTTAATCAAAAATGGTTTGAAAGTGGAGTTTCTGAAAATGCAGTTTCTGGGCATATCCAATTTATTGTTCCTGGAGAAACAGCATGTTTTGCg tgTGCTCCTCCATTGGTAGTAGCAGAaaatatagatgaaaaaacattaaaacgaGATGGCGTTTGTGCAGCATCTTTACCAACAACAATGGGAATTGTTGCAG gtTATAATGCTATGCAAGATTTCTTTcctaaaatgatattaaaaccaAATCCAAATTGCGAAGATAATTATTGTAGAAAACATCAGGAAGAATATAGATTGAGACCAAAACcagaacataaaataaaagagatagTTGAAGATACGCCTTTACATGAAGATAACGAATGGG GAATTTCTCTTATCGATGAACGAGATCAAGAACAAGTagacgaaaataaatatttatcgtcagtaaatgtaaaagaaacaaactGTGATTCTCATTCAATTGATTCgcaaatcaatcaaatttcgTCCGAATCTAATATTAGCTTAGAAGAATTAATGGCACAAatgaaatctatttaa
- the LOC409765 gene encoding actin-related protein 6 isoform X1, translated as MSNSTFVLDNGAYTAKVGLASDNVKLVPNCIMKAKSERRRPFVGSQIEECRDASGLFYILPFQKGYLVNWDVQKTVWDYIFSKECCLVNLNQLSVIVTEPLFNFSTVQEAMMEIFFEEYECQSLLRINSCTLSCYQYKTENPNTKCCIVVDSGYSFTHIVPYVNDTKIKEGIRRIDVGGKLLTNHLKEIISYRQLHVMDETYVINQVKEDSCFVSQEFFKDMETAKNKIENNPIIKDYVLPDYTTLRRGFLKNPEPPNEQQTLRLSNERFAIPEILFFPSDVGIRQMGIPEAIMDCLKACDEETWPHLLSNIILTGGNAKFPGFQERIYKEVRSLAPAEYTINVYLPENPVTYAWQGGKTLSKDSIFSNLLVTREDYEEEGQNLCFERFDV; from the exons atgagCAATTCTACTTTTGTTCTTGATAACGGTGCCTACACTGCAAAAGTTGGGTTAGCTTCTGATAATGTCAA attagttCCAAATTGCATAATGAAAGCGAAAAGTGAACGTCGAAGACCTTTCGTAGGAAGTCAAATCGAAGAATGTCGAGATGCATCCggacttttttatattttaccatTTCAAAAAGGATATCTTGTTAATTGGGATGTTCAGAAAACTGTCTGGGATTATATATTCTCCAAAGAATGCTGTTTGGTGAATTTGAATCAACTTTCTGTAATTGTAACTGAacctttatttaatttttctaccgTTCAAGAAGCCatgatggaaatattttttgaagaatacgAATGTCAAAgtcttttaagaattaatagcTGTACACTTTCTTGTTACCAGTATAAGACAGAAAatcctaatacaaaatgttGTATTGTAGTTGATAGTGGTTATAGTTTCACTCACATAGTACCATATGTAAATGAtactaaaattaaagaagGTATTAGACGCATTGATGTAGGTGGAAAACTTCTTACAAATCatcttaaagaaattatatcttatcgtCAACTTCATGTTATGGATGAAACTTATGTAATAAATCAAGTGAAAGAGGATTCCTGTTTTGTTtctcaagaattttttaaagatatggaGACcgccaaaaataaaatagaaaacaatCCTATAATCAAAGATTATGTTTTACCAGATTATACAACATTAAGACgaggttttttaaaaaatccggAACCTCCTAACGAACAACAAACTCTACGATTAAGCAATGAGAGGTTCGCTATACcagaaatcttattttttccgTCGGATGTCGGTATTCGTCAAATGGGTATTCCAGAAGCAATAATGGATTGTTTAAAAGCTTGCGATGAAGAAACATGGCCGCAccttttatctaatattattcttactgGAGGTAACGCAAAATTTCCTGGATTCCaggaaagaatttataaagaagTTAGAAGTTTAGCACCTGCAGAATACACGATAAATGTGTACTTACccgaaaa CCCAGTCACATATGCATGGCAAGGCGGAAAAACACTTTCCaaagattcaatattttcaaatcttctAGTAACAAGAGAAGATTATGAAGAAGAAGGTCAAAATCTTTGTTTTGAACGTTTCGAtgtttaa
- the LOC409767 gene encoding casein kinase II subunit alpha isoform X1, whose amino-acid sequence MALPSRARVYTDVNSHKSRDYWDYESYVVDWGQQDDYQLVRKLGRGKYSEVFEAINITNNEKCVVKILKPVKKKKIKREIKILENLKGGTNIITLQAVVKDPVSRTPALIFEHVNNTDFKQLYQTLTDYDIRYYLYELLKALDYCHSMGIMHRDVKPHNVMIDHENRKLRLIDWGLAEFYHPGQEYNVRVASRYFKGPELLVDYQMYDYSLDMWSLGCMLASMIFRKEPFFHGHDNYDQLVRIAKVLGTEELFEYLEKYHIELDPRFNDILGRHSRKRWERFMHSENQHLVSHESLDFLDKLLRYDHYERLTAREAMEHPYFYPIVKDQGRLNMVSSSPTPITGSLPVGIDTSREGLNPIPKRDCEQRTGSWNKPTEKYGGTSWKWDSENDEVFITSITSLTYSFQLLIIYARKVESSIPPKFANLRRRKIYYVMVDHTSLHKWQLYFDVVYKILHFRHSLIFTVGIT is encoded by the exons ATGGCACTACCTAGTAGAGCGCGAGTTTACACCGATGTGAATTCACACAAGTCTAGAGATTATTGGGACTATGAATCCTATGTTGTTGATTGGGG acAACAAGATGATTATCAACTAGTGAGAAAATTAGGCAGAGGAAAATATAGTGAAGTATTTGAagctattaatattacaaataatgaaaagtgtgttgtaaaaattttaaag cctgtaaaaaagaagaaaataaaaagggaGATTAAAATCTTAGAAAATCTAAAAGGAGGGACCAACATAATTACACTCCAAGCTGTTGTTAAAGATCCTGTATCAAGGACACCGGCACTGATATTTGAACATGTGAACAACACAGATTTCAAGCAATTATACCAGACGCTAACAGACTACGACATAAGATACTACCTCtacgaattattaaaa gcATTAGATTATTGCCATAGTATGGGAATAATGCATAGGGACGTTAAACCGCACAACGTTATGATAGACCATGAAAATCGAAAGTTACGGTTAATCGATTGGGGTCTAGCAGAATTTTACCACCCTGGTCAAGAATATAATGTACGAGTAGCCTCGCGTTATTTCAAAGGTCCAGAACTACTTGTAGATTATCAG ATGTATGATTATTCATTAGATATGTGGTCTCTTGGATGTATGCTTGCAAGTATGATATTCAGGAAAGAACCGTTTTTTCATGGACACGATAATTACGACCAATTAGTGAGAATTGCAAAAGTTCTTGGAACtgaagaattatttgaatatcttgaaaaatatcatattgaatTGGATCCTCGCTTCAATGATATTTTAGGCCGACATTCACGTAAACGCTGGGAACGTTTTATGCATTCAGAGAATCAACATTTGGTATCACACGAAAGTCTTGATTTTCTTGATAAACTTTTGCGTTATGATCATTATGAAAGACTCACTGCACGTGAAGCTATGGAACATCCCTATTTtt ATCCAATAGTAAAAGATCAGGGTCGATTGAACATGGTATCATCGTCACCTACTCCCATAACAGGTTCGTTGCCTGTAG GTATCGATACTTCGCGCGAGGGGCTTAATCCCATCCCTAAGCGTGACTGTGAGCAGCGTACCGGTTCGTGGAATAAACCGACTGAAAAATATGGCGGGACAAGTTGGAAATGGGACTCAGAAAACGATGAAGTATTCATCACATCCATTACATCCTTAACATACAGTTTTCaacttttgattatttatgcaCGAAAAGTTGAATCTTCCATTCCAcctaaatttgcaaatttaagaagaagaaaaatatattatgtgatGGTGGACCATACATCCTTACATAAATGGCAATTATATTTTGACGTGGTGTATAAAATTCTACATTTTAGACATTCCTTGATTTTCACCGTGGGTATTACTTAA